One window from the genome of Musa acuminata AAA Group cultivar baxijiao chromosome BXJ1-4, Cavendish_Baxijiao_AAA, whole genome shotgun sequence encodes:
- the LOC135659237 gene encoding AT-hook motif nuclear-localized protein 1-like has protein sequence MEGTEGRVPSPGLAVAVAVAATTAEGSRSFQPPPAALAVGVVGEEKPAGEAGGMAAPVAPLAGLVVGPAGVGVEGTVKKKRGRPRKYGPDGSLLRPLNPMPISASAPTGLEYTSVAAVGAAMKRGRGRPLGSVSKSPPYGFELEDPLGEMVACSAGANFTPHVITVPAGEDVTMKIISFSQQGPRAICILSANGVISNVTLRQPDSSGGTLTYEGRFELLSLSGSFMPTENGGTRSRSGGLSVSLASPDGRVVGGGVAGSLVAASPVQVVVGSFLPSYKMEQKIKKPRLETGSASTPTSAIQRSNTTMEEALASGQGQQSSATMNPNPLTASPFSEENWSASLQPAPGATNTMDINTSLPGG, from the exons ATGGAGGGGACGGAAGGACGGGTGCCGTCTCCGGggctggcggtggcggtggcggtggcggcgacGACGGCGGAGGGGAGTAGGAGTTTCCAGCCTCCGCCGGCTGCGCTGGCGGTAGGTGTGGTGGGGGAGGAAAAGCCTGCTGGCGAGGCTGGCGGAATGGCGGCGCCGGTGGCTCCGCTTGCCGGATTGGTGGTGGGGCCGGCTGGGGTGGGGGTGGAGGGGACGGtgaagaagaagagggggaggCCGAGGAAGTACGGGCCGGACGGGAGCCTGCTGCGGCCGCTGAACCCGATGCCGATCTCGGCCTCTGCGCCGACCGGCCTCGAGTACACGTCGGTGGCCGCGGTGGGGGCTGCGATGAAGCGGGGTAGAGGGCGGCCACTGGGTTCGGTCAGCAAGTCACCCCCGTACGGATTCGAGTTGGAGGACCCTTTAG GAGAGATGGTAGCATGCTCTGCTGGTGCTAATTTCACACCTCATGTTATCACTGTTCCTGCTGGTGAG GATGTTACTATGAAGATCATATCATTTTCACAACAAGGGCCTCGAGCTATTTGTATCTTATCTGCTAATGGTGTTATCTCAAACGTTACGCTTCGTCAGCCTGATTCAAGCGGTGGTACATTAACTTATGAG GGCCGTTTTGAACTGCTCTCTTTATCTGGATCATTTATGCCAACCGAAAATGGAGGAACGAGAAGCCGATCAGGTGGCCTGAGTGTTTCTTTGGCAAGTCCTGACGGTCGAGTTGTTGGAGGTGGAGTTGCTGGCTCACTGGTGGCTGCGAGTCCAGTGCAG GTTGTGGTAGGAAGTTTCTTGCCGAGCTACAAGATGGAGCAGAAAATAAAGAAGCCAAGACTTGAAACTGGATCAGCATCGACACCGACATCTGCAATTCAACGTTCAAACACAACTATGGAGGAAGCTTTGGCTAGTGGCCAAGGTCAGCAGAGTTCGGCAACCATGAATCCAAATCCTTTAACTGCATCCCCTTTCAGTGAAGAAAATTGGTCTGCATCCCTACAGCCGGCACCGGGAGCCACAAACACGATGGACATAAACACAAGTTTGCCCGGTGGGTGA